In Sebastes fasciatus isolate fSebFas1 chromosome 15, fSebFas1.pri, whole genome shotgun sequence, a genomic segment contains:
- the insm2 gene encoding insulinoma-associated protein 2, giving the protein MPRGFLVKRNRRCSASYRARNNTNAKPEPYYGDRSTGEQNSGGVTTPETPPEPVKETGAVVLNVFPFPDGLLPVSREDSANVRDREAWSLQHLESALEAEADRRAQLPETEEQVSEVDVLTPESDFSCFFTPPPPLPPRDLTLTSSPVKPVGTRLPEHPGDREKQQLFTGKLPELPELPFLVSSTQTSVSASIERLLSRHAPSYGHTDMGHAHLFPPPTLKRSFLEPTHQHRHIKQSPVKKPKVHRKLNFEDEVTTSPVLGLRIKKESPEMRRLQREKSSSSGASSNGNQPLGEFICQLCKEEYLDPFSLAQHKCSRIVRVEYRCPECDKVFSCPANLASHRRWHKPRPVNNNQQAGETPTNKSQPVKEARGGLVQPVEMEEKENELLRVNTNQHHALDSSRMMRREPSSLLLLHARSRDSTDSILAPPPHYDSSLHYRNPVESCLDLQTGTGNSPPSSLLLLNPEEQRADLPPSLPPLPFVQSLPEEEEEVYDCRYCGKKFRRQAYLKKHLAAHEMSPNPYGHTARETQSQVFLCHLCGARFPSVEIRDKHRLWHAMRDELLAGTGLRPDMFHAQGEESGAGELEQQQQQQQQQQIFTCKHCPSTFFSSPGLARHINKTHPGETRQVMLLQMTVRP; this is encoded by the coding sequence ATGCCTCGAGGATTCCTGGTGAAGAGGAACCGGCGGTGTTCGGCGTCATACCGGGCACGAAATAACACCAACGCTAAACCTGAACCATACTACGGTGACCGGAGCACCGGGGAGCAGAACTCTGGAGGAGTGACCACACCGGAGACTCCACCGGAGCCGGTAAAGGAGACCGGCGCGGTGGTGTTGAATGTGTTCCCGTTCCCAGACGGACTGCTCCCGGTGTCCCGCGAGGACTCCGCCAATGTCAGAGACAGAGAAGCGTGGAGCCTCCAGCACTTGGAGTCCGCGCTGGAGGCGGAGGCTGACCGGCGCGCGCAATTACCGGAGACCGAGGAGCAGGTGAGCGAGGTGGACGTCCTGACCCCAGAGAGTGACTTCTCCTGCTTcttcacacctcctcctcctctacctccacgCGACCTGACTTTAACAAGCAGCCCCGTTAAACCGGTCGGCACGAGACTACCGGAGCACCCCGGTgacagagagaagcagcagctGTTCACCGGTAAGTTACCGGAGTTACCGGAGCTGCCGTTCCTGGTGAGCTCCACGCAGACCTCCGTGTCCGCTTCTATCGAGAGGCTCCTCAGCCGCCACGCGCCGTCCTACGGTCACACCGACATGGGTCACGCGCACCTGTTCCCGCCACCGACGCTGAAGCGCTCGTTCCTTGAACCGACTCatcaacacagacacatcaaACAGTCTCCGGTAAAGAAACCCAAAGTGCACCGGAAGCTGAACTTCGAGGACGAGGTCACGACTTCTCCGGTTCTGGGTCTGCGCATCAAGAAGGAGAGTCCGGAGATGCGGAGGCTGCAGCGGGAGAAGTCCTCGTCGTCCGGTGCCTCCTCCAATGGGAACCAGCCGCTCGGTGAGTTCATCTGCCAACTGTGCAAAGAGGAGTACCTGGACCCGTTCTCCCTTGCGCAGCACAAGTGCTCCCGCATAGTGCGCGTGGAGTACCGGTGTCCCGAGTGCGACAAGGTCTTTAGCTGTCCCGCCAACCTGGCGTCGCACCGCCGGTGGCACAAACCGCGTCCGGTGAACAACAACCAACAAGCAGGAGAGACTCCGACAAACAAGAGCCAGCCGGTAAAAGAGGCGCGAGGCGGGCTCGTGCAAccggtagagatggaggagaaggagaacgAGCTGCTGCGCGTGAACACCAATCAGCACCATGCGCTGGACAGCTCCCGCATGATGAGGCGCGAGCCctcctcgctgctgctgctgcacgctCGGTCCCGGGACAGCACCGACAGCATCCTCGCGCCTCCTCCTCACTATGACTCCTCGCTCCATTACCGGAACCCGGTAGAAAGCTGTCTTGACCTGCAGACCGGTACCGGGAACAGCCCGCCCTCGAGCCTCCTTCTGCTCAACCCGGAGGAGCAGCGCGCGGACCTGCCGCCGTCGCTCCCTCCGTTACCGTTCGTGCAGTCCTtaccggaggaggaggaggaggtgtacgATTGCCGGTACTGCGGGAAGAAGTTCCGCCGACAAGCTTACCTGAAGAAACACCTGGCCGCGCACGAGATGTCTCCGAACCCGTACGGCCATACGGCGCGCGAGACCCAGAGCCAGGTGTTCCTGTGTCACCTGTGCGGCGCGCGCTTCCCGTCGGTTGAAATCCGGGACAAACACCGTCTGTGGCACGCGATGCGGGACGAGCTGCTGGCGGGAACGGGACTGAGACCGGACATGTTCCACGCGCAGGGAGAGGAAAGCGGTGCGGGGGAGctcgagcagcagcagcagcagcagcaacagcagcagatcTTCACGTGCAAGCACTGCCCGTCCACTTTCTTCAGCTCTCCGGGGCTCGCGAGACACATCAACAAGACTCATCCCGGAGAGACCCGGCAGGTGATGCTGCTGCAGATGACCGTGCGGCCGTGA